A genomic stretch from Desulfotignum balticum DSM 7044 includes:
- a CDS encoding sensor histidine kinase has translation MLGTTMNPGPFDNDVSTDEVGLTEFQFYTTEHTVTEDVLNARRSRHGFERNSILLELEKYRKENEHLRFFVQKTAQDAINAMENDRKTVAREIHDSIGGNLTAIKLFMEFRMDSSNVPSCESGKSIEQIISYLTDTIKETRTICHQLNPRELEGFELTDAISKLINRVNQFFPGIQVDFEFELSEEVISERIKTVVYRVVQEALNNIGKHSGADAVKIRLIAVHNLIWLKVEDNGCGFDIHGLETESYDQGLGLRGMKDRIGLCEGTFQMQSSPGKGTRLSATIPNR, from the coding sequence ATGTTGGGGACAACAATGAATCCAGGCCCGTTTGATAATGACGTTTCAACCGACGAGGTTGGATTGACTGAATTTCAATTCTATACAACCGAACACACTGTAACAGAAGACGTTCTGAACGCGCGACGGTCAAGACACGGGTTCGAACGAAACAGCATTTTGCTTGAATTGGAAAAATACCGGAAAGAAAATGAACACCTGAGATTCTTTGTCCAGAAAACGGCGCAAGATGCCATCAATGCAATGGAAAACGACCGCAAAACCGTGGCGAGAGAGATACATGACAGCATCGGCGGCAACTTGACTGCAATTAAATTATTCATGGAATTCAGAATGGACAGCAGTAACGTGCCGTCTTGTGAAAGCGGCAAGTCCATTGAGCAAATTATCAGCTATTTGACAGATACCATCAAAGAAACCCGTACCATTTGTCATCAATTGAACCCAAGAGAGCTTGAGGGTTTCGAACTGACGGACGCAATTTCAAAATTAATAAACAGAGTGAACCAATTTTTTCCCGGGATCCAGGTGGATTTTGAGTTTGAGCTTTCCGAAGAAGTCATCTCTGAAAGAATTAAAACCGTGGTCTATCGCGTTGTTCAGGAAGCATTGAACAATATCGGCAAACACAGCGGGGCCGATGCCGTCAAAATCAGGCTGATCGCGGTGCATAATCTGATTTGGCTCAAAGTGGAAGACAATGGATGCGGATTCGATATCCATGGGCTTGAAACAGAATCGTATGATCAGGGCCTTGGACTGCGCGGCATGAAAGACCGCATCGGGCTCTGTGAAGGGACGTTCCAGATGCAGTCCAGTCCTGGAAAAGGAACCAGGCTGTCGGCAACGATTCCGAACAGGTGA
- a CDS encoding BON domain-containing protein, translating into MNLTQKIKEKKAANTADFQTKIEILLKLAVIPDLKILAPRVSVKNGTVTLGGIVDAFWKSSYIENILASELPNRHVKNNLTVAMACFLDSSCQAAHEKELNTGHGSEKTQEAVLQDRMSV; encoded by the coding sequence ATGAATTTAACACAGAAAATTAAAGAAAAAAAAGCGGCAAATACAGCGGACTTTCAAACCAAAATTGAGATACTCTTGAAACTTGCAGTGATACCTGATTTAAAAATTCTTGCACCCAGAGTGTCTGTGAAAAATGGCACAGTGACCCTGGGGGGAATAGTGGATGCATTCTGGAAAAGTTCGTATATCGAAAATATTCTGGCATCGGAACTGCCCAATCGACATGTGAAAAACAACCTGACCGTGGCAATGGCCTGTTTCCTGGATTCTTCCTGTCAAGCAGCCCATGAAAAAGAATTGAACACGGGCCATGGTTCGGAAAAAACCCAGGAAGCCGTCCTCCAGGACCGCATGTCAGTCTGA
- a CDS encoding response regulator, producing the protein MEKTRIVIAEDSKLLREGLCLMINSDDSLEVVAEAADGFEAIAQCLEYHPDMAMLDLSMPKMDGLSAIKEIKRQIPDIKILALTIHDTEDFILQCFQSGVQGYCLKDSSQDDLLKAIRLVSSGKTYISPSIAGKVMEGYLEGKKHLKERSSWDTLTQREKEVLKLVAEGYTSKEIADLLCNSPKTIERHRANIMSKLAVNNVSHLTAIAIEKGLVNS; encoded by the coding sequence ATGGAAAAAACACGTATTGTGATCGCAGAAGACAGCAAATTACTCAGGGAAGGATTGTGTCTGATGATCAATAGTGATGATTCCCTGGAGGTTGTTGCCGAGGCGGCGGACGGATTTGAAGCCATTGCCCAGTGCCTGGAATATCATCCGGACATGGCAATGCTGGACCTGTCCATGCCGAAAATGGACGGTCTTTCCGCCATCAAAGAAATCAAACGCCAGATACCGGATATCAAGATCCTTGCTTTGACCATTCATGACACAGAAGACTTTATCCTGCAATGTTTCCAAAGCGGCGTGCAGGGCTACTGCCTGAAAGATTCGTCCCAGGATGACCTTTTAAAAGCCATCCGTCTGGTTTCATCGGGGAAAACATATATCAGTCCCAGCATCGCCGGCAAAGTCATGGAAGGATATCTTGAAGGAAAAAAACATCTGAAAGAACGCAGTTCATGGGACACCCTGACCCAGCGGGAAAAAGAAGTGCTGAAACTGGTGGCTGAAGGCTATACCAGCAAAGAGATCGCCGACCTGCTGTGCAACAGCCCCAAAACCATTGAACGCCACAGGGCCAACATCATGAGCAAGCTGGCTGTCAACAATGTGTCTCATCTGACCGCCATTGCCATTGAAAAAGGCCTTGTAAATTCGTGA
- a CDS encoding response regulator, whose amino-acid sequence MKPEKPTYQDLENQLAQTQKVLAALEQDQIDAIFGDDRYMQLLNLKQTIDMLCRNERNFHALADANLIGIGFGDSNGNVTYINDEMLRMTGYSRADAIAGRINWETCLTPENCTEAGTWSERLLNQEVVSVQEWEFLRPDGGRTPVLGAASRISSPDGHLVIIALDRTQIRQAETRSWKSDQRLRMAADSLNIGIFEWNLTKNTACWENDHMYQIFGRSRKQPPLRYSDFLEQAVDFQDKEAFDHAFSKARHPGNIFAFACRIHRPDSSNLSWIEISGKFYQNDADPSLCMIGIAQDISEQKAYEQTIEKINDQLEQRVRDRTAKIQQQTERMRVLANKLGQAEQKERNRLAAVLHDHIQPLVVGARMHLWDIHRKNHIDDAHKTAHKIESILEETLAELRSLTVDLSPSAILNDGLAGGVNWLVTYMKKKFNFTLTPRVEEPIDPISENICFLLFQCLKELLFNVVKHSGEDQATVSIERTQDQNIRIIVWDNGNGFEPDTFEETQNNTASLGLFSIEERLKDIGGRMKIASAPGQGTTVTLTAPAGETDETTTPPGHRHQRRADDKPAVPERNPEDSIGILIVDDHKLLREGLTGLLQMEPDFEILGEAADADTAVVLAEKLTPDVVIMDVNLGEKTGMEATEKILSKNPHIKVIALSMHSDKRVINAMYRAGASVFLNKTVPSDTLIANVRKCISDG is encoded by the coding sequence ATGAAACCAGAAAAACCCACATACCAAGACCTTGAAAATCAGCTGGCCCAGACCCAAAAAGTGCTGGCAGCCCTTGAGCAGGATCAGATTGACGCTATTTTTGGAGATGACCGGTACATGCAGCTGCTCAACCTGAAGCAAACCATTGATATGCTTTGCAGGAACGAACGGAATTTTCACGCGCTGGCTGATGCAAACCTCATCGGCATCGGATTTGGTGACAGCAACGGCAATGTCACTTATATAAACGATGAGATGCTGCGCATGACCGGATACAGCCGGGCGGATGCAATTGCGGGACGGATCAACTGGGAGACATGCCTGACACCTGAAAACTGCACTGAGGCAGGAACATGGTCGGAACGTCTGTTGAACCAGGAGGTGGTATCAGTCCAGGAATGGGAGTTCCTGCGTCCGGACGGGGGACGGACACCGGTTTTGGGTGCCGCCTCCCGGATCTCATCCCCTGATGGACACCTTGTGATAATCGCCCTGGACCGCACGCAGATACGCCAGGCAGAAACCCGTTCGTGGAAAAGTGATCAGCGGTTGCGTATGGCTGCAGATTCCCTGAATATAGGCATTTTTGAATGGAATCTTACCAAAAATACGGCTTGCTGGGAAAATGATCATATGTACCAGATTTTCGGACGGTCCCGCAAACAGCCGCCGCTGCGTTATTCAGATTTTCTGGAACAGGCCGTGGATTTTCAGGACAAAGAAGCGTTTGATCATGCATTTTCAAAGGCCCGGCATCCGGGGAATATTTTTGCTTTTGCCTGCCGCATTCACCGACCGGACAGCAGCAATTTGTCCTGGATAGAGATCTCCGGCAAATTTTATCAAAACGATGCGGATCCATCGCTGTGCATGATCGGTATTGCACAGGATATTTCAGAGCAGAAAGCGTACGAACAAACCATAGAAAAAATCAATGACCAGCTGGAACAACGCGTCCGGGACCGCACAGCCAAAATCCAGCAGCAGACGGAGCGGATGCGGGTGCTGGCCAACAAACTCGGGCAGGCGGAACAAAAGGAACGCAACCGTCTGGCCGCCGTTCTCCATGACCATATTCAGCCGCTGGTGGTGGGAGCACGCATGCACTTATGGGATATTCATCGCAAAAACCATATCGACGATGCCCATAAAACCGCCCATAAAATTGAGAGTATTCTGGAAGAAACCCTGGCGGAACTGCGGTCTCTTACAGTGGATCTCTCTCCATCCGCCATATTGAATGATGGCCTGGCCGGGGGTGTTAACTGGCTGGTCACCTATATGAAAAAAAAGTTTAATTTTACCCTGACCCCCCGGGTGGAAGAACCCATTGATCCGATTTCGGAAAATATCTGTTTTCTGCTTTTCCAGTGTCTGAAGGAACTGCTTTTCAATGTGGTAAAACATTCAGGAGAAGACCAGGCAACGGTTTCCATCGAGCGGACACAAGATCAGAATATCCGAATAATTGTCTGGGACAACGGCAATGGATTTGAACCGGACACGTTTGAGGAAACCCAAAACAATACGGCCTCTCTGGGGCTGTTCAGTATTGAGGAACGGTTAAAAGATATCGGCGGCCGGATGAAAATTGCATCCGCACCCGGGCAGGGGACCACTGTTACTCTGACCGCCCCGGCCGGTGAAACCGATGAAACCACCACACCCCCCGGCCACCGACACCAAAGGCGGGCAGATGACAAGCCTGCTGTGCCGGAACGTAATCCGGAAGACAGTATCGGTATTCTCATTGTAGACGACCATAAACTGCTGCGCGAAGGACTGACCGGCCTGCTGCAGATGGAACCGGATTTTGAGATACTGGGAGAGGCGGCCGATGCTGACACGGCAGTTGTGCTGGCTGAAAAACTGACACCTGACGTGGTTATCATGGATGTAAATCTGGGAGAAAAAACCGGCATGGAAGCCACAGAGAAGATTCTGTCCAAAAATCCGCACATCAAGGTGATCGCGCTTTCCATGCACAGCGACAAAAGGGTCATCAATGCCATGTATCGCGCCGGCGCCTCGGTCTTTCTCAACAAGACGGTGCCCTCGGACACACTCATCGCCAACGTGCGCAAATGCATATCTGATGGCTGA
- a CDS encoding F0F1 ATP synthase subunit gamma, which yields MQTLAQLKRRIDSTGDLHSVVRTMKSLAAVNIRQYEDASKSLVDYAHTLEMALGIVLRHGPDTRLHTRRSARKKPGAVIFGSDQGMCGSLNEQVTSHARDQLTQPGKDAGQMPVICAGMRAGGLLEDAGIHCDEIRELPGSVHTITPHVGEILMAIDTWQAKTDVDHVLLFYARPKSAAGYTPHMVHLLPIDDQWLERHRYRTWDSTSLPMFTMDPDQLLSRLIQEYLFITIFRAYVESLASENAARLAAMQGAQKNIEELMEDLESQYNQLRQMSITEELLDIVSGFEALDQNSR from the coding sequence ATGCAGACCCTGGCACAGCTTAAACGCCGGATCGACAGTACGGGTGATCTGCACTCCGTGGTACGGACCATGAAGTCGCTGGCAGCCGTGAATATCCGTCAGTATGAAGATGCATCCAAATCTCTTGTGGATTATGCCCATACCCTTGAAATGGCACTGGGTATCGTGCTGCGCCATGGTCCGGATACCCGGCTGCATACCCGGCGTTCTGCCAGAAAAAAACCCGGGGCCGTTATATTCGGATCAGACCAGGGCATGTGCGGATCACTCAACGAACAGGTGACATCCCATGCCAGGGACCAACTGACGCAACCCGGCAAAGATGCCGGGCAGATGCCTGTGATATGTGCGGGAATGAGGGCAGGGGGGCTGCTGGAAGATGCCGGCATCCATTGCGATGAAATAAGGGAACTGCCCGGTTCCGTGCATACCATCACTCCCCATGTGGGAGAGATTTTAATGGCCATTGACACCTGGCAGGCCAAAACAGATGTGGACCATGTGCTGCTGTTTTATGCCCGGCCAAAATCCGCTGCCGGATACACCCCCCATATGGTGCACCTGCTGCCCATCGACGACCAGTGGCTTGAACGGCATCGTTATCGCACCTGGGATTCTACAAGTTTGCCCATGTTCACTATGGATCCTGATCAGCTGCTGTCCAGACTGATCCAGGAATATCTGTTTATCACCATATTCAGGGCCTATGTGGAATCTCTGGCCAGTGAAAATGCCGCACGCCTGGCAGCCATGCAGGGGGCACAGAAAAACATTGAAGAATTGATGGAGGACCTTGAAAGCCAGTACAACCAGCTGCGCCAGATGTCCATCACAGAAGAGCTGCTGGATATTGTTTCAGGATTTGAAGCCCTGGATCAAAACAGCAGGTAA
- a CDS encoding F0F1 ATP synthase subunit alpha, which translates to MNRKNNELHHAMDDFISTMANILDTHDPALHVRDFGRIESISSGIITVAGLKGVQSEELLLCTPNAYGMAFDLDMDVIGVIMLDETDTLHAGGEVNRTERVMSVPTGDALIGRVVDARGKPLDKKAPLSQTTLRPVEQPAPEIMDRAPVTTPLQTGITVIDTLIPIGRGQRELILGDRQTGKTAIALDTIANQKGKDVVCIYCGIGKRGSALAKVIAELTKNDAMSYSFAVVSTEEDPPGLQFMAPYTATAMAEHFMHQGKDVLIVYDDLTRHARAYRELSLLLRRPPGREAYPGDIFYIHARLLERSTHLIADKGGGSLTALPIIETEAQNISAYIPTNLISITDGQIYLSPLFFREGILPAVDVGKSVSRVGGKAQLPAYRTVAGDLRLTYSQFEELESFSRFGARLDEATQTKLSRGRRIREILKQYRYSPLPSADQIAVLIALTHGVLDDIGYIPGTEKHTQGRQYRPQRGDGNDCRRKEN; encoded by the coding sequence ATGAACCGCAAAAACAATGAACTACACCATGCCATGGATGATTTCATATCAACCATGGCAAACATACTGGATACCCATGATCCTGCACTGCATGTGCGGGATTTTGGCCGCATTGAATCTATCAGTTCGGGTATTATAACGGTTGCAGGCCTTAAAGGGGTCCAGTCCGAGGAACTGCTGCTGTGCACCCCGAATGCATATGGCATGGCATTTGATCTGGACATGGATGTCATCGGGGTCATCATGCTGGATGAAACCGATACCCTGCATGCCGGCGGAGAGGTGAACCGCACGGAAAGGGTCATGTCCGTTCCCACGGGGGACGCACTCATCGGCCGGGTGGTGGATGCAAGGGGAAAACCCCTTGACAAAAAAGCACCCCTTTCCCAGACTACCCTTCGGCCCGTGGAACAGCCGGCCCCGGAAATCATGGACCGTGCCCCGGTAACCACCCCTTTACAGACAGGCATCACCGTCATAGATACATTGATTCCCATCGGCAGAGGACAGCGCGAACTGATCCTGGGGGACCGGCAGACCGGAAAAACCGCCATTGCCCTGGATACCATTGCCAACCAGAAGGGAAAGGATGTGGTCTGCATCTACTGCGGAATAGGGAAGCGGGGATCCGCCCTTGCCAAGGTCATTGCCGAACTTACCAAAAATGATGCCATGTCCTATTCGTTTGCCGTGGTCTCTACGGAAGAAGATCCGCCGGGCCTGCAGTTTATGGCCCCTTATACGGCCACGGCCATGGCAGAGCATTTCATGCACCAGGGAAAAGATGTCCTCATTGTATATGATGATCTGACCCGCCATGCCCGGGCCTATCGTGAGTTGTCGCTGCTGCTGCGCAGACCCCCTGGCCGGGAAGCCTATCCCGGTGATATTTTTTATATCCATGCCCGGCTCCTGGAACGGTCCACCCATCTGATTGCAGACAAGGGAGGGGGCTCTTTGACGGCCCTGCCCATCATTGAAACCGAAGCACAAAATATTTCCGCATACATTCCCACCAACCTGATTTCCATCACGGACGGGCAGATTTATCTGTCACCGCTGTTTTTCAGAGAAGGCATTCTGCCGGCCGTGGATGTGGGAAAATCCGTTTCCCGCGTGGGGGGCAAAGCCCAGCTGCCGGCCTACCGAACCGTTGCCGGAGATCTGCGCCTGACCTATTCCCAGTTTGAAGAACTGGAATCATTTTCCCGGTTTGGCGCCCGTCTGGATGAAGCGACCCAGACAAAACTGTCCCGGGGGCGAAGGATACGCGAAATCTTGAAGCAATACCGGTATTCTCCTCTGCCGTCAGCGGATCAGATTGCCGTGCTGATTGCCCTGACCCACGGGGTATTGGATGATATCGGATATATCCCGGGCACAGAAAAACATACGCAAGGCCGCCAATACCGACCACAAAGAGGTGATGGAAACGATTGCCGCAGGAAAGAAAATTGA
- a CDS encoding F0F1 ATP synthase subunit B family protein, with the protein MLIDWFTVGAQVVNFLILLVLLKIFLFDRIKQAMDQRENNIKERFDKAKEQEAKAKDARESFEKKTQSLQDEWDTRLKQADKEAKERRESLIKEAREEVDGLKNKWQNALEQEKASFFDRFKKQAARLIFDTVEKTLSHLADTRAQDQAVKKFLSRFEDLDKEDLPREIETQPRVSTGFDLSESQQKSIQKALSQKLPDLKNIAFDVKPELVFGIAFAAGGKKMTWHAHDYVSALEKQINQAIESKDHEPQKQ; encoded by the coding sequence ATGTTGATTGACTGGTTTACAGTGGGGGCCCAGGTCGTTAATTTTTTGATCCTGCTGGTGCTGTTGAAGATATTTTTGTTTGACCGGATCAAGCAGGCCATGGACCAGCGGGAAAACAATATCAAAGAGCGCTTTGATAAGGCAAAAGAACAGGAAGCCAAAGCAAAAGACGCCCGGGAGAGCTTTGAAAAAAAGACGCAATCACTGCAGGATGAGTGGGATACCCGGTTGAAACAGGCAGACAAAGAAGCAAAAGAACGGCGCGAATCTTTGATCAAAGAGGCCCGTGAGGAAGTGGACGGCTTGAAAAATAAGTGGCAGAATGCACTGGAACAGGAAAAAGCCTCTTTTTTTGACCGGTTTAAAAAACAGGCGGCCCGCCTTATTTTTGATACGGTGGAGAAAACCCTGTCCCATCTCGCAGATACCCGGGCCCAGGACCAGGCCGTGAAAAAATTTCTGTCCCGGTTTGAAGATCTGGACAAAGAAGATCTGCCCCGGGAGATTGAAACACAACCCCGGGTGAGCACGGGATTTGATTTGTCCGAAAGCCAGCAGAAATCAATTCAAAAGGCACTATCACAAAAGCTGCCGGATTTGAAAAATATTGCATTTGATGTCAAACCGGAACTGGTGTTCGGGATTGCGTTTGCCGCCGGCGGCAAGAAAATGACCTGGCATGCCCACGACTATGTCAGTGCGCTGGAAAAACAGATAAACCAGGCCATTGAAAGCAAAGACCATGAACCGCAAAAACAATGA
- a CDS encoding F0F1 ATP synthase subunit C — protein sequence MSSISFIGMASVITAGLTIAVGAIGPAIGEGRAVASALSSIAQQPDEKNTITRTLFVGLAMIESTAIYCFVVSMILLFANPFWDYVISAAN from the coding sequence ATGAGCAGTATCAGTTTTATCGGTATGGCATCTGTTATTACAGCCGGTCTTACCATTGCCGTGGGGGCCATCGGGCCGGCCATCGGTGAAGGCCGGGCTGTGGCAAGCGCCTTGAGTTCCATCGCCCAGCAGCCCGATGAAAAAAACACTATCACACGTACCCTTTTTGTGGGTCTGGCAATGATCGAATCAACCGCCATATACTGTTTTGTGGTTTCCATGATCCTGTTGTTTGCCAACCCGTTCTGGGATTATGTGATTTCAGCAGCCAATTGA